A DNA window from Borrelia duttonii Ly contains the following coding sequences:
- a CDS encoding plasmid maintenance protein has product MISKKKPINKYQHKLIVLISTLNYVNSNFKKYNQNKILYYFNNNLKNNGQKKTTLKTLQSYLYKLEKEFQVTSNYYRHLGENCGTEIHYKLRFSKKVCHYKVNKHFRDKKEERFQQRANSYHQQTCTNNGSVEKWECNNNNNNKDKKKKEREKAQLERYINKCKFKDDRYLSILNLETTKEDKIKKLIELKKEENRRKKEQNKSSKSIEKQNELEKTLRQTKKELKQEGYDEKQLETEIQKAYENYKDKPHFIVESSKYDDLGQIVKRIKKTVECKKKIPKEDHQQIRNNIFSILIDQLKNKVEVKVLAPMLKNYLDKQVDLKYSQVFNNHYYYEILEMVGGKENLRIEEYEKIVD; this is encoded by the coding sequence ATGATAAGCAAAAAAAAGCCCATCAACAAATACCAACATAAGTTAATTGTTTTAATATCAACATTAAATTATGTAAATTCTAATTTTAAAAAATATAATCAAAATAAAATACTCTACTACTTTAATAATAACTTAAAGAACAATGGTCAAAAGAAAACTACACTCAAAACACTACAAAGCTATTTATACAAACTAGAAAAAGAATTTCAAGTAACTAGTAACTACTACAGACATTTAGGGGAGAATTGCGGTACTGAAATTCACTATAAACTTAGATTTTCTAAAAAAGTATGTCACTATAAAGTCAATAAACATTTTAGAGACAAAAAAGAAGAAAGATTTCAACAACGTGCTAATTCATATCATCAACAAACATGCACTAATAATGGGAGTGTAGAAAAATGGGAATGTAATAATAATAATAATAATAAGGATAAAAAGAAGAAAGAAAGGGAAAAGGCACAGCTAGAGAGGTATATAAACAAGTGTAAATTCAAAGATGATAGATATCTCTCTATCTTGAATTTAGAAACAACAAAAGAAGACAAAATAAAAAAGCTAATAGAACTTAAGAAAGAAGAGAATAGAAGAAAGAAAGAACAAAATAAAAGTAGTAAATCAATAGAAAAACAAAATGAATTAGAAAAGACACTAAGACAGACAAAGAAAGAATTAAAGCAAGAAGGATACGATGAGAAGCAATTAGAAACAGAAATACAAAAAGCGTATGAAAATTATAAGGACAAGCCGCACTTTATTGTAGAGAGTAGTAAATACGATGATTTAGGACAGATAGTAAAAAGGATTAAAAAAACAGTTGAATGCAAGAAGAAAATCCCAAAAGAAGATCATCAGCAGATTAGAAATAATATATTTAGTATATTGATAGATCAGTTGAAGAATAAAGTAGAGGTTAAAGTTTTAGCTCCAATGCTAAAAAATTATTTAGACAAACAGGTTGATTTGAAGTACAGCCAAGTATTTAACAATCACTATTATTACGAAATTTTAGAGATGGTAGGAGGAAAAGAGAATTTAAGGATAGAAGAATATGAAAAAATTGTTGACTAA
- a CDS encoding BlyB family putative holin accessory protein has protein sequence MGIDILNKFTKILQKNNNDKNTSTYTNIFLKVVNYIFSLYEASINRMEQNEAIKLLSELEEIIRINIEIIKNSDDYYNQDENAKYISQLRNKRNKIMNSYIKILKEA, from the coding sequence ATAGGTATTGATATACTAAATAAATTTACAAAAATTCTACAAAAAAATAATAATGATAAAAATACATCTACTTATACAAATATCTTTTTAAAAGTAGTTAATTACATCTTTTCTTTATATGAAGCAAGTATAAATAGAATGGAACAGAACGAAGCTATTAAACTATTATCTGAACTTGAAGAGATTATAAGAATCAATATTGAAATAATAAAAAACTCTGATGATTATTATAATCAAGATGAGAATGCAAAATATATATCTCAACTTAGAAATAAAAGAAATAAGATTATGAATTCTTATATAAAGATATTAAAGGAAGCTTAA
- a CDS encoding ERF family protein, with protein sequence MNGVNKNLNGYGYKYRDFNEIVREVKNVIKEHNLDLGFVQYPTTKSIDGNLVDVVTTLFYSPLSRYEYSFDTSTHIKELKSLGIKSQNTWPQLVGSAITYFKRYALVAYLSIESEVDTDASNLDLKQKNNKEQIENNTCNS encoded by the coding sequence TTGAATGGAGTAAACAAAAATCTTAATGGATATGGATACAAGTATCGGGATTTCAATGAAATAGTAAGGGAAGTTAAGAATGTTATTAAGGAACATAATTTAGATCTTGGATTTGTACAATATCCAACTACAAAGAGTATTGATGGTAATTTAGTAGATGTTGTTACAACACTATTTTATAGTCCTTTAAGTAGATATGAATATTCATTTGATACATCAACACATATAAAAGAATTGAAGTCTCTTGGGATTAAAAGTCAAAATACATGGCCGCAGCTTGTGGGGTCTGCAATAACTTATTTCAAACGTTATGCCTTAGTTGCATATTTGTCAATAGAAAGTGAAGTTGATACTGATGCTAGTAATTTAGATCTTAAACAAAAGAATAATAAAGAACAAATTGAAAATAATACTTGTAATAGTTAA
- a CDS encoding DUF603 domain-containing protein has protein sequence MNKVKKSFDDYIVYFNGGKLSDAQISKEMGVNRANVCKMRRRWESRESNNLEEHPKVTISEETLNNVLICASEHNAQSGSIRSQLHMSRNRLGLEFIASFNSYLDLEFKSYNNEIKVLESKIERLREGIDNEDEQDLNNNLCELDEVKRAKELKKMELYYQAMLKLKATDFESQVKFKI, from the coding sequence ATGAATAAAGTAAAGAAATCATTTGATGATTATATTGTGTATTTTAATGGAGGAAAGCTTAGTGATGCACAAATTAGTAAAGAGATGGGTGTAAATCGTGCTAATGTATGTAAAATGAGGCGTAGATGGGAGTCTAGAGAAAGCAATAATTTAGAAGAACATCCAAAAGTAACAATTAGTGAAGAAACTCTAAATAATGTGTTAATTTGTGCATCAGAGCATAATGCACAATCAGGTAGTATTAGAAGCCAGCTTCATATGTCTAGAAATAGATTGGGATTAGAATTTATTGCTTCATTTAATAGTTATTTAGATTTGGAATTTAAATCATACAATAACGAAATAAAGGTATTAGAGAGCAAAATTGAAAGACTGAGAGAAGGAATTGATAATGAAGACGAGCAAGATCTTAATAATAATCTATGTGAACTTGACGAAGTTAAACGAGCAAAAGAACTTAAAAAAATGGAGTTGTATTATCAAGCTATGCTTAAATTAAAAGCAACTGATTTTGAATCACAAGTTAAATTTAAAATTTAA
- a CDS encoding Mlp family lipoprotein: MNKLNILFLIIILFLNNCKQSSSNTKNEEDKHKKDLTEEQLKEKQKNQETLLKEKLSDDQKKALEFFKEALNNESTFNEFLKILLTTIR, encoded by the coding sequence ATGAATAAACTCAATATATTATTTTTAATAATTATTTTATTTTTAAACAATTGCAAACAATCTAGTTCCAATACAAAAAATGAAGAAGACAAACATAAAAAGGATTTAACTGAAGAACAGTTAAAAGAAAAACAAAAAAATCAAGAAACGCTTTTAAAAGAAAAATTAAGTGACGATCAAAAAAAAGCATTAGAATTTTTCAAAGAAGCTTTAAATAATGAATCTACTTTTAATGAATTTTTAAAAATACTATTAACGACAATACGTTAA
- a CDS encoding variable large family protein has translation MMVVVMVMVCNSGGVAEGEEGKNKFLQSLVNVSNEFLNVFTSFGEMVGSVLGLNVNSKKSDVRNYFKKVQETVQGIKYGLNKIVADMKEEKNPNVEATESAVKTLVENTLDKIIEGAKTASEAIGDASGLIGNVADQNGTGVAGTDVDKLVEGIKGIVKVVLEGVGKADAGDSNKASDGTARTANAGDGEAGKLFITGNGAAGDDANSKKVATDAAKAVGGVRGSDILQAIVKEGGDASKLATAQNPGSAPKDAVIAGGIALRAMAKGGKFANGAANSDVSAAVKGAAVSAVTKALDILTIGIRRAIDLGLKSVKEAMKTNTGATAIASGKSGSSSQNQ, from the coding sequence ATGATGGTGGTGGTGATGGTGATGGTATGTAATAGTGGGGGAGTAGCTGAAGGAGAGGAAGGAAAGAATAAATTTTTGCAGTCATTAGTTAATGTGAGTAATGAATTTTTGAATGTTTTCACTTCATTTGGGGAAATGGTAGGGAGTGTATTGGGGTTGAATGTTAATTCAAAGAAGTCAGATGTGAGGAATTACTTTAAGAAGGTTCAAGAGACTGTGCAAGGGATAAAGTATGGACTTAATAAAATTGTTGCTGATATGAAGGAAGAAAAGAATCCGAATGTTGAGGCCACTGAGAGTGCAGTTAAAACATTGGTTGAAAATACACTTGATAAGATAATAGAAGGAGCAAAGACAGCTAGTGAGGCGATAGGAGATGCTAGTGGATTAATAGGAAATGTGGCTGATCAGAATGGAACAGGTGTTGCAGGTACTGATGTTGATAAATTAGTAGAAGGAATTAAGGGAATTGTGAAAGTGGTACTTGAAGGTGTAGGGAAGGCTGATGCTGGGGATTCTAATAAGGCTAGTGATGGTACTGCGAGAACTGCTAATGCTGGAGATGGAGAAGCAGGTAAATTGTTTATTACTGGTAATGGTGCTGCTGGTGATGATGCTAATTCAAAGAAAGTTGCAACAGATGCAGCAAAAGCAGTAGGAGGAGTAAGAGGATCAGATATATTGCAGGCTATAGTTAAAGAAGGTGGTGATGCTTCTAAATTAGCTACTGCTCAGAATCCTGGTTCTGCTCCTAAAGATGCGGTAATAGCAGGTGGAATAGCATTGCGAGCGATGGCAAAAGGTGGTAAATTTGCTAATGGTGCTGCTAATTCAGATGTTTCAGCTGCAGTTAAAGGAGCAGCAGTAAGTGCGGTAACTAAGGCATTAGATATATTGACAATAGGGATAAGAAGAGCAATAGACTTGGGACTTAAGAGTGTCAAAGAAGCAATGAAAACTAATACTGGTGCTACTGCTATAGCATCTGGTAAGAGTGGTTCTAGTAGTCAAAATCAATAA
- a CDS encoding DUF244 domain-containing protein, with protein sequence MIYITALDMEVERMCNIIKRDKSIDLANIDIEDLTNYTKLFLQDSKYYSSLAELNYKDEFINFINIVNLNIGSEERELLEKHLVDIQSKQTEIEKKEKENAKELYALAKQDKDVLKDIFGKLSMGFELTDNIVYRLEKNVFALNSGKRAIKDRFKLITDHYDINDISSRHKFFISNPISPISYAI encoded by the coding sequence ATGATTTATATTACGGCATTGGATATGGAAGTTGAACGTATGTGTAATATCATAAAAAGAGACAAGTCTATTGATCTTGCAAATATTGACATAGAAGATTTAACTAATTATACAAAGCTATTCTTACAAGATAGTAAATATTATTCAAGCCTGGCAGAATTAAATTATAAAGATGAATTTATAAATTTTATCAATATTGTTAATTTAAATATTGGTTCTGAAGAGCGAGAACTTTTAGAGAAACATTTAGTTGATATTCAATCTAAGCAAACAGAAATAGAGAAGAAAGAGAAAGAGAATGCTAAAGAATTATATGCACTTGCTAAACAAGATAAGGATGTTCTTAAAGATATATTTGGTAAATTATCTATGGGGTTTGAATTAACAGATAATATTGTTTATAGATTAGAAAAGAATGTATTTGCGTTAAATTCAGGTAAACGTGCTATTAAAGATAGGTTTAAATTAATTACGGATCATTATGATATTAATGATATTAGTTCTCGTCATAAGTTCTTTATATCTAATCCTATATCTCCTATCTCATATGCAATTTAA
- a CDS encoding DUF226 domain-containing protein yields MDNVLEQFEDREVDIKRKAKKRLFVQIESIRDRKIYHTKVMMDLYLFGIDKRQKHKFFIAFRGLFNQERIELFSLFALRDDDEFLGIFYGYRKPIQNLVTRYEENGVMKAYTFSRVCYIEFKFKKGSVYCYIKGISCLLKKEKSNTKYYKSLTYRITDLEKQVYEFYNKNLPSGGLINKWIKKNQR; encoded by the coding sequence ATGGATAATGTATTGGAACAATTTGAAGATAGAGAAGTGGATATTAAACGAAAAGCAAAGAAACGACTATTTGTTCAAATAGAAAGTATAAGAGATAGGAAAATATATCATACAAAAGTAATGATGGATTTATATTTATTTGGAATTGATAAAAGACAGAAGCATAAATTTTTTATTGCGTTTAGGGGATTATTTAATCAAGAAAGAATAGAGCTTTTTAGTTTATTTGCTTTAAGGGATGATGATGAATTTTTAGGAATATTTTATGGATATAGGAAGCCAATACAAAACCTTGTAACTAGATATGAAGAAAATGGTGTTATGAAAGCATATACGTTTTCAAGAGTATGTTATATAGAGTTTAAATTTAAAAAAGGAAGTGTTTATTGTTATATTAAAGGTATTTCTTGTTTACTTAAAAAAGAAAAGTCAAACACAAAATATTATAAGTCTTTAACTTATAGAATCACAGATTTAGAGAAACAGGTATATGAATTTTACAATAAAAACTTGCCAAGTGGGGGTCTTATAAACAAATGGATAAAAAAAAACCAAAGGTAA
- a CDS encoding DUF261 domain-containing protein, whose protein sequence is MKLQQNDNRFLLEIRRWGCSFLSLHYYIASLTKNKFDFNGINNNYYQFDSLGYMRINCYILNPCIILSFFGIKRDVSVEDKDYKCLKDEFEISEVRIRNNIGSHFMATNNTEVLYDPLFLKDRGQEYHFKSKRIFRKI, encoded by the coding sequence ATGAAATTACAACAAAATGACAATAGATTTTTATTAGAGATTAGACGTTGGGGTTGTTCCTTTTTATCTTTGCATTATTACATAGCATCACTTACAAAGAATAAATTTGACTTTAATGGTATTAATAATAATTATTATCAATTTGATAGTTTAGGTTATATGAGAATTAATTGTTATATTTTAAATCCATGTATAATCTTAAGTTTCTTTGGTATTAAACGAGATGTTAGTGTTGAGGATAAAGATTATAAGTGTTTAAAAGATGAATTTGAGATAAGTGAAGTTAGGATCAGGAATAATATTGGGTCCCATTTTATGGCAACAAATAATACAGAAGTTTTATATGATCCTCTTTTTCTTAAGGATAGAGGACAAGAATATCATTTTAAATCTAAGCGTATATTTAGAAAAATATGA
- a CDS encoding Mlp family lipoprotein: MNKNKSMLILYITLFLYGCDTDKFGNKLQTQSLTTLTTKQKLTTQRPNVTMQKSKIYSSQKPILSAEEEDKFKLLKYALDMDLKAYQQHYTNPKAKKVANIYSNIIQWISNDLHIQEQKDLINSFNHIYTFIKNKLDNNPNMDIIQYIKGAYYNFQDDEYKKAHTYDSKLYGNLHGEKHNSITMFFYLIKLNAIERQTNLQDNEEFYKNAIQKIKNELQDKTSDSYKHSLALWKD; this comes from the coding sequence ATGAATAAAAATAAAAGTATGTTAATACTTTATATCACATTATTTTTGTATGGTTGTGATACGGATAAATTTGGCAATAAATTGCAAACTCAATCTTTAACAACACTTACAACTAAACAAAAACTTACTACACAAAGACCTAATGTTACAATGCAAAAATCCAAAATCTATTCATCACAAAAACCTATTTTAAGTGCTGAAGAAGAAGATAAATTTAAATTACTAAAATATGCACTTGATATGGATTTAAAAGCTTACCAACAGCATTATACAAATCCAAAAGCCAAAAAAGTCGCAAACATATATAGCAACATTATTCAGTGGATCTCAAATGACTTACATATACAAGAACAAAAAGATCTAATTAATTCTTTCAATCATATATATACATTTATAAAGAATAAACTAGATAATAATCCTAATATGGATATAATACAATATATAAAGGGTGCTTATTATAATTTTCAAGATGATGAATATAAAAAGGCACACACATACGACAGTAAACTGTATGGTAATCTACATGGTGAAAAACATAATAGTATAACTATGTTTTTCTATTTGATTAAACTCAACGCAATTGAGAGACAAACTAATCTACAAGATAACGAAGAATTTTACAAAAATGCAATTCAAAAAATAAAAAACGAACTTCAAGATAAAACTAGTGATAGCTATAAACATTCATTGGCACTATGGAAAGACTAA
- a CDS encoding chromosome replication/partitioning protein, which yields MVKKEIILNNRDQNISNKESKVKYEFYKNQLRAILLNEVEDRIKIMKILYEIKEGFLYKLDGYKNFNKFLEDFVIARTQAFKYLKIYKEILKGTLDVEELKRDGIKGVLRKIKASQNSKENSIKPLRFQLKSQESYSFYKQNAKFTSFLMDELFKYKKDLLEEFMKKFKDLKGI from the coding sequence ATGGTAAAAAAAGAAATCATTTTAAATAACCGGGATCAAAATATAAGTAATAAGGAAAGTAAAGTAAAATATGAATTTTATAAAAATCAATTGAGAGCAATATTATTAAATGAGGTTGAAGATAGAATTAAGATAATGAAGATTTTATATGAAATCAAAGAAGGTTTTTTGTATAAACTTGATGGATATAAAAATTTTAACAAATTTTTGGAAGATTTTGTGATAGCAAGAACCCAGGCTTTTAAATATTTAAAAATTTATAAAGAAATATTAAAAGGGACGTTGGATGTAGAAGAGCTTAAAAGAGACGGAATAAAAGGAGTTTTGAGAAAAATTAAAGCATCTCAAAACTCAAAAGAAAATTCAATCAAACCATTAAGATTTCAACTTAAGAGTCAAGAGAGTTATTCTTTTTATAAGCAAAATGCTAAATTTACTAGTTTTTTGATGGATGAGTTATTTAAGTATAAGAAAGATTTATTAGAAGAATTTATGAAAAAGTTTAAAGATTTAAAAGGTATTTAA
- a CDS encoding single-stranded DNA-binding protein: protein MSINLAILNFSIANSIKVKREGEWRDNTQFFNCVLFGKRAETLIHFLSQGKQVVVNGSMKHEYYKDKHSGVNKKKHYFCRATEIIWCGQ from the coding sequence ATTAGTATAAATTTAGCTATACTAAATTTTTCTATAGCTAATAGTATTAAAGTCAAAAGAGAAGGTGAGTGGAGAGATAATACACAATTTTTTAATTGTGTATTATTTGGTAAGCGAGCAGAAACTCTTATTCATTTTCTTAGTCAAGGTAAGCAAGTTGTTGTTAATGGATCTATGAAACATGAGTATTATAAGGATAAACATAGTGGAGTTAATAAAAAAAAGCATTATTTTTGTAGAGCAACTGAGATTATTTGGTGCGGACAGTAA
- a CDS encoding ParA family protein, protein MDKKKPKVITIASIKGGVGKSVMAIVFSYILEDMNKKVLLIDLDPQNSITSYFIKYINNIEEFNVYSLLKEEYDYNFDKYLSVISHNMYLIASHPMLGNFEQESIEYKELLLEFCLRENLANYDFDYVIIDTAPNSKVLLYNALNITDILVVPIETERWSVETFPQILKSVKKTEIIKNRKIEISIIKNKFIKNRNTLRDIEVLLNENYRDLVKGKVHFSNGVRVFINELLVPDKSEKYYKEIKDALNNIITYK, encoded by the coding sequence ATGGATAAAAAAAAACCAAAGGTAATCACCATAGCATCAATCAAAGGTGGTGTTGGGAAAAGTGTTATGGCAATTGTATTTAGTTATATATTGGAAGATATGAATAAGAAAGTTCTGTTAATTGATTTAGATCCTCAAAATAGTATTACTAGTTATTTTATTAAGTATATAAATAATATAGAAGAATTCAATGTATATTCTTTATTAAAAGAGGAATATGATTACAACTTTGATAAATATTTAAGCGTTATAAGTCATAATATGTATCTTATTGCATCTCATCCAATGTTAGGAAATTTTGAACAAGAATCAATTGAATATAAAGAACTATTGTTGGAGTTTTGTTTAAGGGAAAACTTAGCAAATTATGATTTCGATTATGTCATAATTGATACTGCTCCTAATTCAAAAGTACTGTTATATAATGCTCTTAATATAACAGATATTCTTGTAGTTCCTATTGAAACTGAAAGGTGGTCAGTTGAAACATTTCCACAGATTTTAAAATCGGTAAAAAAAACAGAAATTATTAAAAATAGAAAAATAGAAATATCAATTATAAAAAATAAATTTATTAAGAATAGAAATACTCTTAGAGATATTGAAGTTCTTTTAAATGAAAATTATAGGGATTTAGTTAAAGGAAAAGTTCACTTTTCTAATGGAGTAAGGGTGTTTATTAATGAATTGCTTGTGCCAGATAAGAGTGAAAAATATTATAAAGAGATAAAAGATGCTTTGAATAACATAATAACGTACAAATAA
- a CDS encoding variable large family protein, protein MNIEKKGEGKVRVVILMMMMVMMMGCNSGGNDPEKVFLSEMVNLGKGFLDVFVSFGDMITGTLGIKADTKKSEIGGYFTKIAETMKEVRGKLGKILEKNGHYAKVKEKVGEFITTIDKIEEGAKTAAGGISGDDKISAASAAGQDAAPADKDSVNFLVNGIKTIVAVVLRANEGDATATKTADTEKKSVGKLFSGTNAADGTDAHAAAASASIGAVSGADILQAIAKSANAADNEIQIVNAKNAAEIAAAKKENAGTEFNVDDVKKDAVIAAGIALRAMSKGGKFAAKNEDKSAHAVNGVAASAVTKVLNTLIISIRNTVDSGLKEVNEVLATIKQEDKASANVAASGQQ, encoded by the coding sequence ATGAATATAGAGAAAAAAGGAGAGGGGAAAGTAAGAGTAGTGATATTAATGATGATGATGGTGATGATGATGGGATGTAATAGTGGAGGTAATGATCCAGAGAAAGTATTTTTGAGTGAGATGGTAAATTTAGGGAAAGGGTTTTTAGATGTTTTTGTAAGTTTTGGCGATATGATTACAGGGACATTGGGGATAAAGGCTGATACAAAGAAAAGTGAGATTGGTGGATATTTTACTAAGATAGCAGAGACAATGAAGGAAGTTAGAGGGAAATTAGGGAAGATTTTAGAAAAGAATGGGCATTATGCAAAGGTAAAAGAGAAGGTTGGTGAATTTATCACAACTATTGATAAGATTGAAGAAGGAGCAAAAACTGCGGCTGGGGGTATTAGTGGTGATGATAAAATTAGTGCTGCATCTGCTGCTGGACAAGACGCTGCTCCTGCTGACAAAGATTCAGTTAATTTTCTTGTTAATGGAATTAAAACTATAGTTGCTGTTGTTTTAAGAGCAAATGAGGGAGATGCTACTGCTACAAAAACAGCGGATACAGAGAAAAAATCAGTTGGGAAATTGTTTAGTGGTACTAATGCTGCTGATGGAACAGATGCACATGCAGCGGCAGCAAGTGCGTCAATAGGAGCAGTAAGTGGAGCTGATATATTGCAAGCTATTGCTAAATCTGCTAATGCTGCTGATAATGAAATTCAGATTGTTAATGCAAAGAATGCTGCTGAAATTGCTGCTGCTAAGAAAGAAAATGCTGGTACTGAATTTAATGTTGATGATGTTAAAAAAGATGCAGTAATAGCTGCAGGAATAGCTTTAAGAGCAATGTCAAAGGGAGGTAAATTTGCTGCTAAGAATGAAGATAAATCTGCACATGCAGTCAATGGTGTAGCAGCAAGTGCTGTAACTAAAGTATTAAATACGCTAATAATATCAATAAGAAATACTGTTGATAGTGGTTTAAAGGAGGTAAATGAAGTACTGGCTACAATTAAACAAGAAGATAAGGCATCAGCAAACGTGGCAGCTAGTGGACAACAATAA
- a CDS encoding variable large family protein has product MNIEKKGEGKVRVILLMMMMVMMGCNSGGVKGGEVNLEAKNSFLESLIKIGEGFQEIFDVFGSAVGDALGFSVVKAGDKRSKVGEHFEKIGKGLQVIKDKLNGLAKDIASAPYVDSKGVESIINSASEVIVKLIASVTKLAGVTKEDTIIDNAGTAGNAAAVAAEEASVKAIIEEVKAIIEIAMNSGVKIEKGNAGNSVANGNGPKAVVHNAQASAGDATKLVDEVAKADPWAMIDKIKSAKTKNNVAPAANDDAGQLATATGANDNGSASTNADLAASVALKAMTKGGKFTQPAANEDGAIKAAAASAVNKVLGILDVIINKAVNLEFNKVKEAVKGIKYAETVGTEIVKSSTIQSIVTK; this is encoded by the coding sequence ATGAATATAGAGAAAAAAGGAGAGGGGAAAGTAAGAGTAATATTATTGATGATGATGATGGTGATGATGGGATGTAATAGTGGAGGAGTAAAAGGTGGAGAGGTAAACTTGGAAGCTAAGAATAGTTTTTTAGAGTCATTAATAAAGATAGGAGAAGGATTTCAGGAGATTTTTGACGTTTTTGGGAGTGCTGTTGGAGATGCATTAGGATTTAGTGTAGTTAAAGCGGGGGATAAGAGAAGTAAGGTGGGAGAACATTTTGAGAAGATAGGAAAAGGATTACAAGTAATTAAGGATAAATTAAATGGGTTGGCAAAAGACATAGCTTCTGCTCCATATGTTGATAGTAAGGGAGTTGAGTCTATTATTAACAGTGCTAGTGAAGTGATTGTAAAGTTAATTGCTTCTGTAACTAAGCTTGCTGGTGTAACTAAGGAAGATACTATTATAGACAATGCTGGTACTGCTGGTAATGCTGCTGCAGTAGCTGCAGAGGAAGCTAGTGTTAAAGCTATTATTGAAGAAGTCAAAGCTATTATTGAGATTGCTATGAATTCTGGAGTAAAAATTGAAAAAGGAAATGCTGGGAATAGTGTCGCAAATGGTAATGGACCTAAGGCAGTGGTTCATAATGCTCAAGCTAGTGCTGGTGACGCTACTAAATTAGTTGATGAAGTGGCTAAGGCTGATCCATGGGCAATGATTGATAAGATTAAAAGTGCTAAGACTAAAAATAATGTTGCGCCTGCTGCTAATGATGATGCTGGACAATTAGCTACTGCTACTGGTGCTAATGACAACGGATCCGCATCTACCAATGCGGATTTAGCGGCTTCGGTTGCTCTAAAAGCTATGACAAAAGGGGGTAAATTTACTCAACCTGCTGCTAATGAAGATGGTGCAATTAAGGCGGCAGCCGCAAGTGCAGTTAATAAGGTATTAGGGATATTGGATGTAATAATTAATAAAGCAGTAAATCTTGAGTTTAATAAAGTTAAAGAAGCGGTTAAGGGGATAAAATATGCTGAAACTGTTGGGACTGAAATTGTTAAATCTAGTACTATTCAGTCTATTGTTACTAAATAA
- a CDS encoding DUF261 domain-containing protein, whose amino-acid sequence MKLQQNDNRFLLEIRRWGCSFLSLHYYIASLIKNKFDFNDINNNYYQFVRLGYMRINCYILNPCRILSFFDIKRDVRVEDKDYKCLKDEFEISEVRIRNNIGSHFMATNNTEVLYDPLFLKDRGQEYHLKSKRIFRKI is encoded by the coding sequence ATGAAATTACAACAAAATGACAATAGATTTTTATTAGAGATTAGACGTTGGGGTTGTTCCTTTTTGTCTTTGCATTATTACATAGCATCACTTATAAAGAACAAATTTGACTTTAATGATATTAATAATAATTATTATCAATTTGTTAGATTAGGTTATATGAGGATTAATTGTTATATTTTAAATCCATGTAGAATCTTAAGTTTCTTTGACATTAAACGAGATGTTCGTGTTGAGGATAAAGATTATAAATGTTTAAAAGATGAATTTGAGATAAGTGAAGTTAGGATCAGGAATAATATTGGGTCCCATTTTATGGCAACAAATAATACAGAAGTTTTATATGATCCTCTTTTTCTTAAAGATAGAGGACAAGAATATCATCTTAAATCTAAGCGTATATTTAGAAAAATATAA